In a genomic window of Ranitomeya imitator isolate aRanImi1 chromosome 5, aRanImi1.pri, whole genome shotgun sequence:
- the LOC138637792 gene encoding general transcription factor II-I repeat domain-containing protein 2-like, whose product MAKTKELAKDIRDKIVDQHKTGKVYRMIGFPMAVEYEKHKKKMTPLSKQLPSITGKLEDSNKHYRGSEPIQIMASVNEGPSQKKKRSYSYSFHEEWEEQYLFTHFRDKCICLICQATVSIGKKCNVERHYTTTHKKFDQEYPKGTNLRKIKVEDLKCALTAQQAVFRKPRNKSKAATIASFKVAHILAQRKKPFEDGEIVKDAMLAAADSLFQDFKKNSDIISAIKSLQLSGNTITRRIESMSEDIRHQLKRDLEKCDFISLQFDESLDVVDTAQLNIYIRMVFEDLSVKEDLLAVISLKEKTRGEDIYTAFKTYVQEHNIPLQKLVSITTDGAPAMIGSKIGFVTLCRNDHDFPHFLNYHCIIHQESLCTKVINFQHVMKVVVKIVNSIRARPLQHRLFKSFLEELDSQYKDLLLYTEVRWLSRGKLLERFQSLLPEIIQFLELKDDLCAEISDSQWQADLAFLTDITSKLNDLNRELQGKDKTITEMIGAVNAFTQKLKLCQTQLQKGVFHHFPSLQHLLKENTPFDKNVYLESCEKLNKEFEKRFSEFHCVEAIALFMSNPFMTTDISVISSEIATAFQMDTSQLENEIITLNTDLLLKSRSQEDNFWRLVERCKYPLLKSVSKRLHACFGSTYLCESGFSALKILKSKYRSRLTDEHLDDCMRMALTNYNPDFETLAENMQCQISH is encoded by the exons atggccaagaccaaagagctggctAAGGACAtccgggacaaaattgtagaccagcACAAGACTGGGAAAGTCTACAGGATGatag GTTTTCCTATGGCCGTGGAATatgaaaagcacaaaaaaaaaatgacgcCATTGTCGAAACAACTTCCCTCCATTACTGGGAAATTAGAGGACAGCAATAAGCACTACAGAG GTTCAGAACCCATCCAAATCATGGCTTCTGTTAACGAAGGTCCTTCACAAAAAAAGAAGCGCTCATACTCATACAGTTTTCATGAAGAATGGGAAGAACAATATCTTTTTACTCATTTTAGGGACAAGTGTATCTGCCTTATATGTCAGGCCACTGTATCCATTGGGAAAAAGTGCAATGTCGAGCGTCATTACACAACAACACACAAGAAGTTTGACCAGGAATATCCAAAGGGCACTAATCTAAGAAAGATAAAAGTCGAAGATTTGAAGTGTGCTTTGACTGCCCAACAAGCTGTATTTAGAAAGCCACGCAATAAATCTAAAGCAGCTACAATTGCATCCTTTAAAGTTGCACATATTCTTGCCCAAAGGAAAAAACCATTTGAGGATGGAGAAATAGTTAAAGATGCCATGCTTGCAGCCGCAGATTCACTATTCCAAGATTTTAAGAAAAACTCCGATATTATTTCTGCTATAAAAAGCCTTCAACTATCTGGAAACACTATAACTCGGAGAATTGAATCTATGTCTGAAGATATACGTCACCAGCTGAAGAGAGACTTAGAAAAGTGTGACTTCATCAGCTTGCAGTTTGACGAATCCTTGGATGTAGTCGACACAGCTCAACTTAACATTTATATACGAATGGTGTTTGAAGACCTGAGTGTAAAAGAAGATTTGCTAGCAGTAATATCATTAAAGGAGAAAACCAGAGGGGAAGATATTTACACTGCTTTCAAGACTTATGTACAAGAGCACAACATACCTCTCCAGAAGCTAGTATCCATTACAACTGATGGTGCACCTGCAATGATTGGGTCTAAAATTGGTTTTGTCACATTATGCAGGAATGACCATGACTTTCCTCACTTTCTTAATTATCATTGCATTATTCACCAGGAGTCTCTATGTACCAAAGTCATTAACTTCCAGCATGTTATGAAAGTAGTTGTGAAGATTGTGAACTCTATACGAGCTAGACCACTTCAGCATAGACTCTTTAAGTCTTTTCTTGAAGAGCTTGATAGCCAATACAAAGACCTTCTTTTGTACACTGAAGTACGTTGGCTAAGCAGAGGGAAACTGTTAGAACGTTTTCAGAGCCTTTTACCAGAAATCATTCAGTTTTTAGAACTGAAAGATGACCTCTGTGCTGAAATCTCAGACTCCCAGTGGCAGGCAGACCTGGCATTTTTAACTGATATAACATCAAAATTAAATGACCTCAACCGTGAGCTTCAGGGTAAAGACAAAACAATAACTGAAATGATTGGGGCAGTAAACGCTTTTACACAAAAGCTAAAATTGTGCCAAACTCAGCTACAAAAAGGTGTGTTTCATCATTTCCCAAGTTTGCAACATTTGTTAAAGGAGAACACCCCATTTGATAAAAATGTCTACCTTGAAAGTTGTGAAAAACTTAACAAAGAATTTGAGAAACGTTTTTCAGAGTTTCATTGTGTTGAAGCCATAGCTTTATTTATGTCCAATCCATTTATGACCACTGATATTTCTGTAATTTCATCAGAAATTGCAACTGCTTTTCAAATGGACACCTCTCAACTTGAAAATGAGATTATAACATTGAACACTGATCTGTTGCTCAAATCCAGGTCTCAGGAGGATAACTTCTGGAGATTAGTTGAACGCTGCAAGTACCCTCTTCTGAAATCTGTTTCGAAACGACTGCATGCCTGCTTTGGATCAACATATCTTTGTGAATCAGGTTTTTCAGCTCTGAAAATATTAAAATCTAAATACAGATCTCGCTTGACTGATGAACACCTGGATGACTGCATGCGCATGGCTCTCACTAATTACAACCCAGATTTTGAAACACTGGCAGAAAACATGCAGTGCCAGATTTCACACTGA